A genome region from Anopheles stephensi strain Indian chromosome 2, UCI_ANSTEP_V1.0, whole genome shotgun sequence includes the following:
- the LOC118506071 gene encoding general transcription factor IIH subunit 2-like has translation MADEEDPKEYRWETGYEKTWEAIKEDDDGLIEGSVTDIIQKAKRKRQAMKRGFSKLGMMRHLYVLLDCSEAMTVPDLKPTRFICSLKLLELFIEEFFDQNPISQLGVIAMKAKRAEKISELGGSSRKHIKAVHALNNGVQLVGEPSLQNGLELALKTLRMIPQHASREILIIMGSLTSCDPNDVHLTIESLKTEGVRCSVLSLSAEIRICKFLCTETGGLFGAVLDDAHYKDQLLQHIDPPQAGNQQEFSLIKMGFPHGKTESGKEPPLTMCMCHIDSADEPAKLTSGGYHCPQCYSKYCELPVECSACGLTLASAPHLARSYHHLFPVPHFNELPLEQVQVQEPRDPPVTNCYACQKTLAIGTDKMVYECGACQQVFCIDCDIFIHETLHSCVGCTTIPASAQSLQARKPVPPPHSLSVI, from the exons ATGGCGGACGAGGAAGACCCAAAGGAGTACCGCTGGGAGACGGGTTACGAGAAAACATG GGAAGCAATCAAGGAAGACGACGATGGGCTGATCGAGGGATCTGTGACCGACATCATTCAGAAGGCAAAGCGCAAGCGGCAAGCAATGAAACGCGGCTTCAGCAAGCTCGGTATGATGCGCCATCTGTACGTGCTGCTCGATTGTTCCGAAGCTATGACGGTGCCGGACCTAAAGCCAACGCGATTCATCTGCTCGCTCAAGCTACTCGAGCTGTTTATAGAGGAGTTTTTCGATCAGAATCCCATCTCCCAGCTGGGCGTCATTGCAATGAAGGCAAAGCGCGCGGAAAAGATCTCCGAACTGGGCGGTAGCTCACGGAAGCACATCAAAGCGGTACACGCGCTCAACAACGGTGTCCAGCTGGTTGGAGAACCATCGCTTCAAAATGGTCTGGAGCTAGCGCTGAAGACGTTGCGCATGATCCCGCAGCACGCTAGCAGGGAAATTTTAATCATCATGGGCAGCTTAACCAGCTGCGATCCCAACGACGTCCATTTGACGATAGAAAGTCTTAAAACCGAAGGCGTCCGATGTTCCGTGCTTTCGCTGTCGGCGGAAATTCGAATCTGTAAGTTCCTGTGCACCGAAACCGGTGGGTTGTTCGGTGCCGTTCTTGACGATGCGCACTACAAGGatcagctgctgcagcacatCGATCCACCGCAGGCCGGCAATCAGCAGGAATTTTCGCTCATCAAGATGGGCTTCCCACACGGCAAGACGGAGTCGGGCAAGGAACCACCGTTAACGATGTGCATGTGCCACATTGACAGTGCCGACGaaccggccaagcttacctcGGGCGGTTACCACTGTCCCCAGTGTTACAGCAAGTACTGTGAGCTACCGGTGGAGTGTTCAGCGTGCGGGCTTACATTGGCTTCGGCACCCCATCTTGCCCGCAGCTATCATCATCTGTTTCCTGTGCCACATTTCAACGAGCTACCGTTGGAGCAAGTGCAGGTACAGGAACCACGCGATCCCCCGGTCACCAACTGTTACGCCTGTCAGAAAACACTCGCGATCGGCACGGACAAAATGGTGTACGAGTGTGGTGCCTGCCAGCAAGTGTTTTGCATCGATTGCGACATTTTTATACATGAAACGCTACACTCGTGCGTCGGCTGTACGACGATTCCGGCCTCCGCGCAAAGCTTACAGGCCCGCAAACCAGTACCACCACCGCACAGCCTTTCCGTTATTTGA